A window of Chanodichthys erythropterus isolate Z2021 chromosome 16, ASM2448905v1, whole genome shotgun sequence genomic DNA:
AAAAGATTTGAAAAGCTCtgctttaataaaatgtatttgctgTTCTTGCATGaatgctttctctctctctcaaaaaaaaaaaaaacttctgtgaTCATCTTAAAGAAAATTTAAGCATCAGTGTCAATTAAGAAATAATAAGGTTCTTTTGGTCCTCTGTGTTGTAGGCATGAGCTACCATTTGACAGGCATGACTGGATTATTGACCGGTGTGGAAAAGAGGTCAGATATGTGATAGACTACTACGATGGAGGCCAGGTGTCTAAGCATACTATCCTTGACGTGCGTCCTGCCTTCGATTCCTTAGGAGCTGTTTGGGATCGTATGAAAGTGGCCTGGTGGCGTTGGACCTCCACATGAATATTCTCCACATTGAGTCTTGTGTGATCTGTAGGATATACATGAACTTGTTTGTATAACTTACTTTTTTTGCAAATGGAATCAGAATGAACTCCTTATTTTGCTGTCATGGATTTTGCTCTCATGACTTCCTCCAATGACACATGCGAAGAATGCTATAGTTGGCACTGTGTGTTGTTGCAGACATACAGTATCATACATTGTACTTTGCTACTGTAATTAAAGAGGAAATAGCAAAAAAAAGTAGTCTTATGAAGGCATTATGGTATACAAAAAATTAAGTGTACTGTATGATTTTTAGTAGCATGTCAGTATACTTTTGCCTTCctgttttattgtaaaatatctACAGTGTTAACCATCCAGGGAGACTGAATCCAGTGACTGTGTAAATACTCTGATacatgctttttattttttcttcatatcaattatatttatttctgCCATAAAGTCAGTTGTTAAAGGAATTTATTATAATGTTCATTAAAATGCTCACTCACTGTTTTCTAATTTGCAACTGACATGATGTTCAAAACAAATTATGAAGAGTACTGTCAAAAAGAGCATCATTTATACCTGTTTTGGGTGTGTAATATCATTTTCTTTAAATTTGAACTTTCTAGGGATGGCAATTTTGTGCAATGCTGCTATAGAATAAAATGACCCATCAACAAGAATgaactgttattttgttttaatctatGCACATCTATGTTAAAAACAAGGAAACACTCGCCCGGTTTCCCAGACAAGCCCATTCCttgactaaaatgcatgtttgagctgttttaactgaaagcagttTGTACTGACTTGTACTGTCAGTGCCATtcttttgtctcaagatgcacaccagtaatgttttttttgttttgttttttagggtacgtttataaaagctacttaaatgtcctaattcaactaaggcctaatcctggcttagtctaagcaagtctgtgaaaccgggcctaaaTGTAACACGTTGTCAGTCGGAACTGGTGTTCTGTTCTAGTGTTTCTACACGGAATATGACCGTGTCGTTCAATAACAAACTGAAACCGGTCAAATGTAAAcgttaataaatataatgtcaCATTTCGCACATGGACTGCAAAATGTCAAAGGAAGCGTTCGATGAAATATCAGTTTTGTCCGCAATATATTGCGAGAAGGGCGAATTCGAGCTGTTAGAAGAGTCACGTGAGTTCTGCTGGATGCATTATAGtattcttttactgtaattaccatagactgaataaaaaattacccgtgtttttttcttctttattgAACATAAAATGAAATGATCGTGGTAACCACTGTTTCCGCCTCAGTTACTACAGTTAATGggtgtttatattgtttttacagtaaagCTGTGTTAACTTATTATATTTCACTGTTATTACAAAAAACTGAAAGATTCAGAAAGACTGATACAGTTTGAATTAGATCCAAATTCATTATAGTGGCTTTACAGTAGAAACAATAACTGTAGTAACTATGGTCTTTTATTTGTCTAATTAATTAATCtctttgcatttatttgtgcatcATTATTTATATGAACACACAAATTCTATGAACACAACTCAATCCCCATGATCGTATTCCTGTTGAAATGTCATGTTATGTTTAAATGCAGCTGAGAGAGGAATTGTGTACCGTATACATACACTGATAGAGAGGAACCGTGAGAAGACCCCGCTAGGCCTTATTTTCCACATCTCTCCTGACTACCCCCACGCTCCTCCAGATATCAGCATCAGTTCCAGCCACTTATCGAGGAAACAGTGCCATGACCTGAGACAGCAATTACTGGACACAGCACGATCACTTCCACCAGAGCCCATGATCCATGGCTTAATGCTATGGCTTCAAGAAAACTTCTCTGACTTGATCAAAACATCAAGCTGCCATTCAGCGGAGCTCAGAGCAGAAACTGCAGAAGAAACCTGGACTGCTTTACTACATTTAGATCACATGAGAGCCAAAGCAAAATACATAAAGCTGATTGAAAAATGGGCTTCAGAGCTGTGTCTCACTGGGAGACTCTTTATGGGCAAACCGATATTAATTCTGCTGCAAGGAACAAAGGAAAATATTAAAGTATGTGTATAATATCTTATTATCGTTTTAATTaacctttttttgtgtgtgtgtcattttcCCAGATATTTGATTCAATAACATATAAGCATTAATACCACAGCCATCACTGGATGTTCTGGACATCTTTATAGTGCATACTTTCTAAGCAGTTTTTATTACTTTCTCATGTGATTCCTGGTTAATTGTAGAGTTTTTATTGGATATGGTTTGTATCATCCTGTATACATTCTTGTGAACATGCTAAACTGACTCTCTATACTAGGAATACATCCACCTTCAGAAGACTGTAAAAGTTGATGTTGATTCTTCAGGGAAACGCTGTAAGGAAAAGATGATGAGTGTCCTCTGTGAGATTCCTCAACCAGAGGAGAAGATAATGTAAGCATATACAATGCATACACTTTTGTGTGTTATATTGTTAACTTGGCTATAAATACTCCTCTGCCCATTGTTCAAATTTCACAGCtggctttttaattttttaggaTGTCTACATTTGAAGTGAAAGACATTTTATTACTTGATGACCTTAAAAGGGAGTTTGATCTTGTTGGACTAACTGAGCTTTATAACCAGTTTGTGCCCTCGCTCATCTGATAGGACAGCTGCTGTATAATACAAACTCTCTCCACCGGGTGGAGCCAACTTTTCATGGATTCCCATCATAAAATGCATCATGCATACAGGACATGTCTCTTGGACTGGTGAAAATGTACATGATTGCATGAAATTGTAAacaacatcaaaataaaaaaagagtggTAAAACTATTTAGGCTACTGTTGTCATCCCTGAAGTGTAGTGTACAAGTTATTTCAACAAACTATATTAAACTCACTTTGAGTTGAATCTCAtgtaatgcttttattttagaaatgtgCATGATTTTAGTAAAAGCAGCATTCGTCTTGAGTTGCCAGAATTGTCGAAGTTTGTAGGTGTGTTTGAACTGAAGAGGCGCTGCACAGACCGATCGGTTtatgtatgacatcaaagtaccgcgagagcgcaGACCTGCAAACTCCTCAGAGTAAAAAAGGTGACAGTGTCGCGGGGGGTGGGGGGTGCGATTCACATAAATGACCCAAATGACCAAGAAAAAGGTGATTGTCACCTAAAAGTGACAAGTTTGCAGGTCTGCATATGGAGCCATCTGCTCTCTAATCGCTCTTGTGGTACTTTAATGTCATACACTGATCAGTCTGTGCAGTGCTACTTCAAGTCACCCACAGTCaaacctgatgatcatgttctccagTATCACTCATGAGCATACAAAAAGCTTCAATGGAAGATGAACATCTTACCATCTGTACAAAGGGTCACATGATCAATGTCACAAATTTACTTATTTGATTAGTGACGtaaaaatcttaaatatttCTAATTCATTAGTCATTTAGGCAGATTTCTGGCTGCCCCTCTTATTTACTCATGACGTTACCTCACGTAAACCAAAGCCCCTGGAaagcaagcctgcaacctttagccaaaaaagtgtaactgctaatgctaacgctccggctccgaggaggcaagggaggcagtgcctctacaaaaaaaataggatgagaaaataatccatattacatataaacacaaatattacaaattatgacattaaaaaaagagtGCAAGtcacagcgacacccgcaggtaaagttacagcagCCATGCCTCCCTTTGCtctcatagaaaaccattagACCCTCGGCGTGcagtgggttttgtggggggcaATTGAGactgaatgggggaaagtcaagtgagaggaggcaatgtctccattgctctatgattggatgtaattggttatgattggtttgtgcgataaatcccgcctcttgttgaCGTGCGTTTTCCGCGCgtcagtttgactgaacaaataaGGTAaatgggaagactaattgaaaagtaagtaaacagatcacccagttagatatcactgctttatgtcacgtcaaaatcaaacttgaaatggactgacaGCATAATGactgtggttttttttttgagtgcaatcagcttggtgaaattaaaaatacagacgATGTTTACGGAGCATGAatgatgatccaaaatagcctaagttgacaaaaagaaaaacatcaatacataaataaaatatattgtttgaattattattgcctttagttattattttggaatgaatgtagaaatgcttaaaacactaactcgatgagattgacttggttttgataaatagaaattttattacaatacactgttaatgtaaaattacaaaatagaattgtatttgctttctttttttctttttttgatgtactgtaagtaatgttcatttaacaatgAAGATGTGTCAAcgttaagagtaatgcacatgaatttacattgattcataaataaataaaaaatgtgcctcctcatttcagaacaccactgcacgcaCGTGTCAGTCTGGTttaagttagccgttacgctttctccaatggtaagagatacagaccctctcatctccctatAATATACAATCTCTGCGTAAACCTCGCTCAAAGAGcatagaacccaagaggcgaaaCTCTGATgctttttgggtaacagccactagGTGGCGTTTCAGTATTGCGGcagccattttggggtgaaaatgACAACTGGACAacagaatccttcacatcttacgcacccCAAATCGGCGAATCTCACAGGCAAATGAGAAGCGCAATAGATAATTTCTCAAATTAAGTCATCAGTAAATTTTATGACAcctaaatgttgtattgtcttacattttatgttatcagttgtggaatccaaccattacACATCTGAGGTAACTTATTTTGAggcctactttattgagtatttccattttttgatgcatgtccttaatttaatttcatatgttggtattaattcagtgtttataatgctaatacttgaacttcaaagtattttaacccaaactaaCTCGGTTTCTAGAGagaaaaggttttgtgaaaaaaagtggaagacttaaacacaaagtctgtaaaataaactgttaaaaggatttgatgatcactggTGATTGCAtgttattctgtgttgtcatcattcaggtttgatttcagctttaatgtactttttttttttttttttttaaacaaagcagCAATAGAAGCTAGTGGACtgccaaaatggcggaaacgcaggACTGCTGCTGGACGccggtgttgcaatggaacgTTCTATTGAGTTTCACTTCTTGTCAGTATAAATTCTTTGCTTCGCTCCAGACCAAGACGATATCAGTCCGCTTCAGATACAGTATGTGTCTGCATCAGGTCAGTAACTAGTTATCATGTCTGTTCTTCCTATGTGGAGTAGCGTATTAAATTAATGAGAGTATAAATCCTTTAAAgtggaactcagtaagattcgcgaagctccccctacaggttccttcagtgaatcacactgtcgtaaatactccaagcgcagctcgactacaacgctcaccagcgcagtagttttgcaaatacagtaggctacaagaaatctcgatggaggtgggtaaatgttgaaattgtcttataaagtcataatatatacattgttttcgAATCatcgtaaagcattttgtcactctcgcgtgaacgtgaacatgaacatgaggcgagattgtgtcgggtcggcgcagcTGAACTTGCTGTTTTTGGCGttgacgtgccagagggggttagtgctcgcctcaaacacaccactacaagtcaattaaccatcgtaaggactatttatgaaggtaaagaagttacttagttctgctttaaatgtGCTCATGTGAATAGCTTTTATACAGTAgtttctgttgtgtttgttttgtttttctgagaataCACATGCATTCACTGGAATTCCTACATAACTTGTTCATTCTAAAACGACATTCGGACGCAATAAATACTACATTAAGGCAATACTAATATTATTGTTTATCATATGTATCAGTGTACTGTCCTAAAGCGACAGCAACCTGCCATCtgtatgtgtttttaatgtgaatcaaacaacaaaagacaaggaaATCTCTCATTGCTCTTAATTAACTTAAtttataatgattaatctttatttaatttacacaaTGAAGATTatatgcaatgtttttttttacatttgattagctactttattcattctctgtacctgaaaactagatacctgaaaaacctgaaaaacactgtttattttatttgtatctttgctctgaatttatttgtgttattatttgttcttattttctttctttttatttgatAGTAGCCCTATTTCCCCTGAACATAGCACATACTGAACCTTACCGAAACCGTGACAACCGTGATAAAAACCGAACCAAATTTGTACCCCTAATGTACCCAAATATTTAGTGACATAGCTGAGATTTGAATCGCAATGACACAGTTAAAGCTCTAGAGGGCAAAAAACAACCCAAAGTTACTGCTTCAGTTTACTTAAGGCAAAATCAATGATCTTATGCTACACTCTACAAGAACAAACACTAAGTACAAAGTTTTCCTCTTAATGTTGAGAATAGAACTCAGTGTGTTTctttaatacaattaaaacaAAGTAAATCTTTGTTGAGTGGTTGGTGTGAATTTGCTCTTTAAATTAAACTTGTAAATTGAATTTGGCACACTCACTGACCTTAAAGACAGCGTTTGTACTTCAAACAAATTAAGACTCatctttttaatttattgatgCTTTTTTTCCAGGTTAATAAGCACTCTATTTTTTATAAGATTGGTTTTTGAACATCAACTTTAATTAGGCAAAGGTATGAAGCAATTCTGTTTTTAGCTGTCTTTTATACTCCCACATACACACCTTGTATAGCTGGCTGTCATATTAT
This region includes:
- the rwdd3 gene encoding RWD domain-containing protein 3, encoding MDCKMSKEAFDEISVLSAIYCEKGEFELLEESPERGIVYRIHTLIERNREKTPLGLIFHISPDYPHAPPDISISSSHLSRKQCHDLRQQLLDTARSLPPEPMIHGLMLWLQENFSDLIKTSSCHSAELRAETAEETWTALLHLDHMRAKAKYIKLIEKWASELCLTGRLFMGKPILILLQGTKENIKEYIHLQKTVKVDVDSSGKRCKEKMMSVLCEIPQPEEKIMMSTFEVKDILLLDDLKREFDLVGLTELYNQFVPSLI